ATGAAGCCCattatttgagttgttttgAACCCAGCTTCATGCATTCTATGTATATGCGCTTTGTGCCCTTCTGGGATCTTCCTATGTGGAGCCATGACATTAGTGAACTCTTGGGGCGCCAATTCGTGATTATGTTCCTCGACCAATATTTTTGTCCGCCATTTCCCATAACTTTTGtccagaaacaccacaagcttGGCATTGCAATTTGTTCTCGTCTCCGGTTTATGAGTCCTTTTTCTATCAACTCGCTCGTAATGCTTCTTTTCACGCAGCCCTTGGCAATTGCAGTAGAAAAACTTCCTAACAATATTCTCCTCCTCGTCTTTAATAGAATCTCCCTTTCACATTGCAAAACCAATACCCTTTGCATACGCGACATAGCTTGCATACGCATCTCCAATCCCATTAAATTCTACAGATGACAAGACGGAAGCAATCACAGGGTCTGGATAGCTGAATTGTTTACCCATGACATTCTCGGAGTTTGCATGATCCTCTGCGGCAGctggtgcggtattttacaacccacaaactaaccggcaagtgcaccggatcgTACCAAgaaataccttacgtgagtaagggtcgatcccacgaggattgatagattaagcaacaattattgagtgataagcttagttaggcaagcagaaatgagttttgagatattcaaaatgtttaaattcgaactcagaatatcaaaaggatagacaaataaataagttgggaataaaatatggagaaaactgttaaggtttcagagttatctatttttcgagattaacttttcttactaactattttaatcatgtaggatttaatttatggcaaactatatgtgactagaccctaattccttagacctttctagtctcctctaaaattcattaactgccaattccttggtcaattaattctaattagaagCTACATGATcgaattccagtttatatgccacaaaatgctaattacccaaaaataaaaggattatatgtcacgtatcccgttaaatccaaataattaaaatttaggagaatatgttgtcaagctattgttcaagtaaagagcttttccaagttttacaagaactcaaatagaaagagggtcatacttccgttccacccaaattcataagataaagagcaaaaacaattcttaaattataaatccacacatgaattaaaatagaaaaagtaataaaatcaatccatacaaataggcagagctcctaaccttaacaatggaggattagttgctcatggaatgcggaatgtaaatttgtatagaatttccTAATGGAATTCCCCTAATGGAATCTCCCTAATGGAATGTTacaatagaagagaagtctctcttttttataactaatcctaattaatttaaaatctaatatctaaaattaagataatatcttttcctattttcagattcaaatttgaatttaaatcagaattaactaactactccgcgTCTTGTAAAGTGGGGACCACTTGGTTTCACTGAATCCGCGCCTAATTTGGGTtctaaaatggggcccagaaatcacccccagtattttctgtgttttctgcacgtggcgcatgtcacgcgtacgcgtcagtcacgcgtacgcgttagtcacgcgtacgcgtcgatggtcttttttgcaagtcatgcggacgcgtcactgtgcaattcttcaaatcacgcgtacgcgtcagtcacgcgcacgcgttgcCATGAAAAGCTCCAAATaacacgtacgcgtcagtcacgcgtacgcatcgctcctcgctgccatctcctttgattcttgtgctgcagaaactccatcgaATTCCgctgaatgctacctaaaataaacaaaattgcaaaagactcaaagtagcatctacattggctaaaagataattaattcctTATTAAATtcaacaatttagatgcaaattcactagaaaaagataggaaagatgctcgcGCATCAGCAGCATGCATATAGCTTCCACCATCGTATTCACTGTCGGAATGGCCACTATCCCCTTCCTCAGTCAGCGGTTCCTCCAACCCGTTCAAGTAATCCCCATCTCCCGAATCGGTGTTCCAACCATCAGTCCAATGACCTGACAACTCTGACGTGCTGCCATCATCCAAATCTGACTCACTATCAGACATCCctggatttaaaaaaaatatccattGAGGAACAAAGCATGTCGTACACATTGTCGCTTATGGAATTAACTTAAATGGAGAAAATTGCTACACAAATTAGCATTAAACGAAGTTCATAGTCGTCAGTCAATAGTCTATCACAGTTTTTGGTCTAAATAAATTGGTTGACTCATTGGTTTCTAACATTACGAagacaaatttttaatttttgggttAAGGTTGACTGGAAGAGAATTGCTAAAAGAATATATCAAATTCAGTTTAACCAAAATCATTTATACTAAACGCATATAGTTTTGTTTTCAGAAGCATAAGTTTGGTCATTTGATTTTACAGCATGGGGACCTCAAGACTGAGACAACGGTTAAATATTCTATTAAGTTTACTGTTCTTGGTAAAGTCATAAGGATCTGTTTTTGTTCCAATCACAAGGAGTCCCTAATAAACAAATTTTCCAGTGGTCGATTACAGGGTTCATCCTATTCCTAAGCATCATAATAGAAGTATTTACTTACTTTCGGAAATTCAATTTAAGCAACTCTGTGCATTTTTTGGGAAACAAAACCAGTATATCCTATGCCTAACACAATAGATTAACAACCATTTCAACAAATTCAGCATAATTGCATATTCTTCCGATATAGAACAAAGCTAAAAAATTATACTCACCAATGTAAGAGCACAAAATAGGAACGAACAGGAGCCAAATTTCACCGTTTTCGAAGAGCAACGATGCAACCCAGTAGATACAAGGGACACCAGGCAAGTAAAAGATCTAAAACCAGCCTCTAGAGTTCAGGGGTTCCACCCTTGAGAGAGATCGAAGGGGCACTTCAAAGGAGATAGAGGAGAGGCAACGATAGTGCGAACCCTACTGTTCTACTATTCTTCTGCTCTTCCCCGCTAAATCACCAGCATAGATTCCAATCGCCTCTTTAAGGATGGCATGCAATCACCTCCCCCAACAGTTGGCACAGCTTCAAGATAAACCCTAACTTCTCtaacttgcttgaaggtctgctcattcaattctaaaatttgggagattttttaattttttttttatttctattttaattccCCCGTTTCAAGTATTTTGAAATTCGAAAAAATGACCCTCACAAACAACAATTACTAATCCATTACATTTCCTACTTACCGGTATTTACTCACATTTACCGTGGCACATTAACCAAACTAATTATTTCTATGGTCAAACTCATATGGGAATTAGTCAACATTCATTCCATGTGTCAAGCTTCAATTGGCTACATATTTATTAGCCACCTTGTCGACCCAAATACCTTGGCCACTACAGAAATCACCTATAATTGTTAATATACATATCCTATATGcatttaatctatatttttaatattatatatttatataaaataataatataattatatatatatatatattaatgatcttaattatttaaaatttatatttattttttatatataatttattgatagatatacaatatataaaattgatctttttaaatattttttaaaatatataaattataatttattgatgtAGAATTATAAATTATGTTTCTATTATTTAAGTCATCTCTTGAGCTCAAGTCATCTCATAAGTATTTGGTGAGTCGAGCTTCAACTTAAGAAATATGTTTGATTATTAATGAGTTGAGTCATAAGTCAAACTCAATTTTCGTAAGTCGAGCTTAAACTTAGTCTAGTTTGAGCCACTTCTAGCcctatttatacatatttttaataaaaaaaacttgtatatctattcaatttatttagaatacaattaaattcaattatcaataaattttatCACTTATTATAAAATTGTGATGTAATAATAAATTTCGAATTTAGTATATATTATGTATTAATAGTAtaaaaacatatattaaaattaattaaattacgTTATATAGTTTTTAAATGTTCTGGATAAAcggataataaaaaaaacttggTTATACAGGTTCAAACattacataaataatataacaATAAAAGACAATATTAATCAACAAAACGAAAAATCGCAAAGAATGAAATGCACATTTAGGGCAGTAAATACCACTACAAGAAACGTCGTTAAAATCGACAGCCAAATCGACGGCTTAGCCGTCGATAATATTGAAATTCGACGGCAAAATAGACGGCGCAATTGGTCGCTATAAAGCCTGTCGATTTTTCAAAATGCTAATAAAATCGACGACTTTCATAACCGtcgataataatttaataaaatcgacGTTGGTTCCGTCTGTAATATGGGTGTGAGAATTTTACATTCTTAATAAAATCGACAACATTGCCGtcgatattattatttaaaatcgaCGTCATCTTTGTCGATAATTGATTCAATAAAATCGACAGCTTTTGTGTCGATATTTAACTCAATAAAATCGACAACACTTTTGTCTATAATATGTTTAATAAAATCGACGTCAAGGTCGTCGATATGTGCTTGAATAAAATCGGCATCTTTGCCGTCgatttaattatttagatttgtctattttaacttttaaaagcGACAACTTTGCCGTCGATTTTAATAgttatatgttttatttttttttctatttgaaAAATAGTAAACCGTTAatacaaatcaaaataaattaaccAACTTCAATTTGATCTTATATTAGTCTCTAGCTAGGTGCTCAATAATGAATACTTCAATTGTTTCATTCAGTTAGACATGGCAGGTGCCATCTTACTTAGCTTTTAATATTCTTTGCTCtctattaaattatatatatagaagcAGAACTCCTTCGCCATTAGGGTTAGttcattaaattaattagttacaTGTATATTTGTTGTGACAACTGATCAATGTTGCAAAACAAAATCGGTTTAGAAAAAGTCTCAGagttagtatttttattaaaattttaaattctttacTGCAAGGAAAAGCTCTATAATCAACAAACAATCACTTAAGCCAGAATGGAACACTCTGATTCTTTTCACACAAAGATTAACCAATCATATGATGAAACCCATACAACCCCAGTAATCAAAACAAATGAAGTGATTGAAGACAGTTACCTTAGTATCTTCACTTGAGAAATGCTTGTGTTAGTAGACAAAGCAACAACACTTGGTGTCAGCGCCGACATTATACATAATCTTTGTTCTTGGTTTGTTACATGCTCCAATAACTTCTGAACAGACCTAGTACTGCATTCAAGtttgaaaagaaaacaaagcatcAATTAGAAAAACTTGCATTAAGTTTATTTATACCGTGAGATATGAAAATCTTGGTTGGCTAATTGATACCGGAACTAACTAGTTAGTTGTCTAATTGTTCTTAAAATATTGGGAGATAGAAATTTGTTTACatgaagagaaaaataaaaatataaataagatatctttttttatcaaatttgatTGATTTTGTGAGATATCTTTCTAAATGTCTTTAATTAAAGCATGATATCAATATAAACAAACAACCATGTTAGAATACAAAAAATACACAATAATACGTGTGCACATAATATGTATCTTTTGTCTCTAACCTCATTTTTTAATACGATGTGTTATTAGATTCTTCCCTAGCTAGATACAATTCactatttactattttactctataaaaatgttataaaattgaaaaaataaacctaataataatcataataataaagcCTTACATACAAAAATTCCATTCAGGCATTCTCCGAACATGTGGTGTGCAGAGTTCAAAACAGTAAATTTCAGTTTAATCTAAGCAACATTCAACCCAATAATTTCAGAAAGATACAGCCAACAACAATTTCAGTCCAGAAACACAAGTTTTAACAAACCTAAGCCTAAccaaaatttctaaaaacagaattaaaaagcagtgaaaataaagaaaagaaagacaggAAACAGGGAAAGGGAACCTGCATTGAtgaaaggaggaagaagaacggAGAGGCGGTGGGGTGGTGGTGATCTCGCGGTGGCACAGAAGGTCGCCGCCGCTGGTGGTTGCTTGTCGGTGCTTGAAGACGCGGACAGAGGGTGACTCCACGAACAGGGGTGTCGCACGCAGGAACGAAGAAATGGAGAAATGGGGAAGAAATGGAGAAATGgggaagaaagagaagaaagaagagagagagggtaGGCGATGGTGGTCGCCAGTGGTGGTGTCGGACGGAGGCGGTGTTGAAGAGAAAGCGTTTTTAGTGATAAAAATACCTAGCTTGAATTTGGGGAAGACATGCGTTTCTGAACTTTGGAAGCAGGAGTTGAGAAAATGTGTTTTTAGTGATAAAAATCGACGGCCTGTTTgtcaattttattcaaatttatcGACAGCAAAGGTGtcgatattttaaataataaaatagacgaCAAAATCGtcgattttaatataaaaaaacaacACATCTAGCGTCTATTACATAGATTAAATTTAGACCGTTCATTCTATTTTAGAAAGTAATCTAGATCGTTCAAATTTATCGACGGCAGGGTTGTCGAtacttaaaataataaaatagacgaCACATTCGtcgattttaatataaaaaaaaacacatatGGCGTCTATTATATAGATTAAATTTAGACCATTCATCCCATTTTAAAAGGTAATCTAGACCGTTCAAATTTATCGACGGCAAAGTTGTcgatatttaaaataataaaatagacgcCATATTCGTCGATTTTATTTTCAACTACTGGTTCACCTCTAATATGACGATAATAGGGAAATAAATTAATGCATTATAAAAATATCGACGACAAAGCcgtcgattttaatatttttaattttaattatttttttttagtaatatCGACAGCAGACCGTCGAAAATTATCGACGGCAGAAATAGCCGTCGATTTTTGCCGTCAATAAACAcgctttttcttgtagtgtatcCAATAATAGATactcaaaaaaatataaaataaaaaacaagaaaatttgaaaaagggaacacaaaaatcatcattATCATCTATAAATACTACTaacttaaatattaaaatatctttataaatTGTCCTCCTAAACTGATGTGAAGATACAAGTCAAAATCTTTAGAATATTTTATCTCATTCTAACCAAAAGATATCAACGTTAACATAAccaaaaaaaaggataaatatttttttaactttttattataagtGAAAATAAAGTCTTTAATACGCAATTTACAACTAGATATTCTATAAAAATGATAACAGAAAATAGATTCACATATAAATTAGACATAATAATAATCATTAACAAAACACTAAAGTTGTATACTTAAACAGTATTTGTTTAGTGTTTATGTCtattaggtagcgtttgttttgaggtactgaGACAAAGACTGAGAGATTGAGATTCAGTATTgtgtttgttagttcagagattggtactaaaatttctgtctctgtctctaaaatttcagtatttcagtacctccaaaaagtaaggacacaggggactgaaatttttagagatggagattgaaactttaataatattttatacctaaaatactttcatttcaattaattaattctaattttatcctttgtgcaaattaaattagagtttcattcttgtttcaattcctgtctcccattttgcaccaaacagaatactgacatttatttcaatccctgtctcttagtctctgtctctcaatCTCAGTCTTTCcgtctctgtctctccaccaaacgctaccttagaGACATAGATACAGTGACACATGTTCACTGTTTATTTGATAAGACACAAATTTTAATAGATACAGTGGTACACAAGTATACataaaatatatgtatttaatgtCTTTCTTCTCAACTGAGATATTAATCTTAGACATAAATATAGATTTTTGTTTACATTTTtatcctcttcctcttcttagATCTCCGTTCTCCATCTTTCCTCctcttttttccttcttcttctaacACTGCCTCTCTCCGTCATTGCTTCATCTGCGACCGTCATCGCCATCGTCACTGTCTTTGTCGTCACTACGCCCTTGTCTCTTCATCTTTCCCTTCTCGGTTAATTATTTTACCCTTACTTCTGCGATTTTGCCTTCTGAATCACTGTCGCTAGTGCCACTGATGCGATGTtgcctttgctcttcttttttctcGTCTTTTTCTTCTCTCAGACAATTTTTTTTCAGATTTAGCTAgaccaattttttttcctttcctatcacctttttttttgtttttgctgttttttttaatttggccTTTTTTACATTCCTCTCAAgtctcatcttcttctttatttttattattttttaaatttttttattttaaatttgcatcagtttttgttattaaaaaataattgttaaattGATGATTAAATTTTATTGGTGATATTCATTTGGATTGAAGGTTGAAAAATTAGTTGTAATTGAAGAagtcaataataataaaagtaggTAGTGGTGATGGTtatgtttaaaataaaatagacatTTAAATTAGATGACTATATTTTATGTATAACTACTAAACATATTAcacaaatttatatatattggtGTCTATGtttatttgtatatttatatttgtgtcTTTATATTCAAAGAACACCAACCAAACGGAGCCTTAATCATGGATGAGCAAATTAAAGAAACTAATCCCAATGACGTATATGACCATTACGTAAGCTCAAACGCAATCCAATATATGCAGCAAAAAGTGTGACGTGCAAATCACACGTCTTCATCTATAAATTAAAATCCAAGCGCAATATCAAGCAATATAATTCAACATTCAACAAGCAATAATCATGTCTACCTTCTTCCTATATCTCTCACTCATCACAATCTCCTTCCTTCTCACTTTGAGGCTATTATTCAAATCAAGAGCACTCAAAAACCTTCCTCCAGGTCCACCATATCTTCCCCTAATTGGAAACCTCCACCAACTCAAACAACCATTCCACCGCGCTTTCTATGAGCTGTCACAAAAATATGGCAAACTCTTCTCTCTCTGGTTCGGTTCCCGCCTTGTGGTTGTCGTTTCATCACAAACGGCAGCGCAAGAATGCTTCTCCAAAAACGACATCGTTCTTGCAAACCGTCCTCACTTTCTCACTGGAAAGTACATCGGCTACAACTACACCACCCTGGCGCTTGCCCCTTACGGAGACCACTGGCGCAACCTCCGCCGCATCGCAACGGTCGAAGTTCTCTCGACGCACCGTATCACCACGTTCTTGGAAATCCGAAGAGACGAGATCATGAGGCTCGTGCAGAAGCTGGCTCGGGAATCTTCCAACGGCTTTAACAAAGTGGAGCTCAGATCTAAGTTCTCGGAAATGACCTTCAACACTATGATGAGAATGATTTCTGGAAAAAGATACTACGGCGAAGATTGTGACGTCACTGATGTTGAAGAAGCGAGGCAATTCAGAGCAATAATCAAGGAGTTGGTGGCTTTGGGAGGAGCAAACAACCCTGGAGATTTCATATCAGTTCTTCGGTGGTTCGATTTTGATGGTTTGGAGAACAAGTTAAAGAGGCTTAGTAAGAGAACTGATTCTTTTTTACAAGGGCTCATTGACGAACATCGCAGTCGCAAGATAAACACTAACACCATGATTGATCATCTTTTAACTCAGCAACAGTCGCATCCTGAGTACTATACAGATCAAATCATCAAAGGACTTATTCTGGTATGTTTTTCTATCTCATCCAGCTTAATTCTTCGGTTGATCTTACAAGATGCAACCTCATATTTAGGATGAGGATAAGTTTATATAGGACTATATTAGATGtatattatatcaaaattaactttcaaaagatagttattaatataaaatatttgtttgaaatataaatatatattaaaaataaaataaattatatatatatatatatttatactggaaactcaggtgcagtcaaTTTCACCTGAAGTTGATAATTAAGAatcgttagataatttgactaaatttttatccaACGGCTCTTAACTATCAAGTTCGCgtaaagtcgactgcacctgaattttcaTATAAATATATTGACGACTGattttagtagttaattttaatatactaatAGTACTTTTGATTTATATATGATATACATAACATGTGaaagaaaaaacaataaaaatacttAAATCTTTTATTAGACATGCATCACGGTCTAGTATAGGATTTTTCTTGTTATTGCACGTAGTGTTACACCTCAGAATGGGTTACTTAGATATGATATATAAAATGAAGAACCTGCGTAATTTCATTGAATGAAGTATATATTCTATGCGAAGTAGTCTGGAAAATTAAAGTACTTATCAAATATATTCATCATAACTTGTATTAATAATCAGGGAGTTAATTagaaactcaattaaaaagatggTAGCTAAAATCAAAGAATAAAGAAACATGCATGCATGCCAGTTGCTGACAACATGCTCAATTTATAATTTGGACTTGCAGGTTATGTTACTCGCTGGAACAGACACTTCATCTGTGACTTTAGAATGGGCAATGTCTAATTTATTAAATCATCCAGAAATCAtaaagaaagcaagaaaagaaatagaCAGAGAGATTGGACAAGATCGCCTCATAGACGAGCCTGATGTTTCGAAGCTCAATTATCTTCAAAACATAGTGAACGAAACACTTCGATTGAACCCCGCAGGACCATTATTGGTTCCACATCTTTCTTCAGAGGATTTCACCTTAGAGGGATATAAGGTACCGAAAGACACAATGGTATTGGTGAATGCTTGGGCTATTCATAGAGATCCCAAAGTGTGGGGTGACGACGCTACACAATTCAAACCTGAAAGGTTTGAAAAGCAAGGTGAAGAAAACAAGCTAATTGCATTTGGAATAGGAAGAAGAGCTTGTCCAGGAGCGAATTTGGCACAACGCACAGTGAATTTGGCCTTAGGTTTGTTGATTCAGTGTTTTGAATGGGAACGAACAACGCATGAAGAAATTGATATGGTTGAATGGAAAGGACAAGTTGTGTCAAAGAAAATTCCCTTGGAAGCAATCTGTAAAGTGCGTGATCCATTTGCAGCTaagaatattatttaatttaatgaataatagcACTCCATTCTCTATATATTTAAAGGAATAAATGTTTGGGATGTAGGATCCCATATGTGATATGTTCATTAAgttttttcattagttttttttatatattttttcgtctcattatttttatattttatattttaataagaataatattaGGATtactataatttattattttcagttaataatatttaatagtatgtagtaaaaatttgaaattatactgatggaataaaaatattagattaCTCCTTAAAAATACTAAccattataaattaaaatatgttgtgaaataaataaataaatcatatcaaataaatataaaataaatatataaataaaaatttttagtattaatatttattaatattgttatctcaatataattgagatgattcatatatatattaatttttatgtgttgaattgtacattataaaaaaaagtgtaTTTATGTTATTGTTGTGTCTGTTGTCTGAGACTTAAccttttatatatttatacacgtaccaaattttttatttttaaactttattaatGTAATCTATTTTGAGAATTTAAACTTTCTTCTTATTGAAAAATTGAGCCACTCAAGTTATTAAATGATGGACATCCATCCTTATCACAATGCTCCCCTTTGAATGTTTATTAAGATTATGTCTCATTCAAATCTTACTAAAAAAattccaataaaaaaattttttagtaaaaaaaaaagtacaataTCTTTTGTGATGAGGACTACTTCGTTaaaatctttataaaaaaaaccaaataaggaaaaaaatatGACCAAGAGAAAAAGAGTACGGTCTCCCCCTTTTATCGATACtatttaatatctaaaaaaCGACGCATCTCAATCTGATGTACCAATCTTTTAAAGAAGGATTTTGGAAGtgactttttaaataaatttgcCAGATTACCGTTTAAACGGAtttgttggacatcaattgttcTTTTAATGCATggtgtattatcttcaaacagaaAAGTTAGAGCTATTTTATGTTCAATCAGTCCACAtaatgacagaatatattggtTAAAACTCCGGAGTAGAAAATACTCGCGACTTGCTTCATGTATTGCTAGAATTTCAGCATTATTAGAGAATGTTGCTGCTATCGTCTGTTttgtggacctccatgatatagctgtatcATCATATGTGAATATGTATCTTGTTTGAGATATTTCTTTGTGTGGATTAGACAAATATCCtacatctgcatagccaactaattgTGACTTTGATTCATATGGATAAAACAAACCCATATCAACTATTCTACGAAGATATtgaaagatttgtttgattccattccAATGTATTTTGGTTGGAGGGAAACTATACCTCGCTAATAAATTCACAACaaatgatatgtcaggtcgtGTATTATTAACAAGATAGATTAGTGCTCCGATGACACTAAGATATGGTATTTCAGGACCAATGATGTcgtcattttcttctttaggacggaattgatcatTTTTCACATCCAAAGACCTTACGATCATTatggtacttaatg
The genomic region above belongs to Arachis stenosperma cultivar V10309 chromosome 5, arast.V10309.gnm1.PFL2, whole genome shotgun sequence and contains:
- the LOC130980359 gene encoding uncharacterized protein LOC130980359; translated protein: MSDSESDLDDGSTSELSGHWTDGWNTDSGDGDYLNGLEEPLTEEGDSGHSDSEYDGGSYMHAADARGDSIKDEEENIVRKFFYCNCQGLREKKHYERVDRKRTHKPETRTNCNAKLVVFLDKSYGKWRTKILVEEHNHELAPQEFTNVMAPHRKIPEGHKAHIHRMHEAGFKTTQIMGFIAHMCGGYRNLNFISKDLYNYMDGVRQSRIVEGDAAAAISYFKGKAELDLMAVV
- the LOC130982443 gene encoding cytochrome P450 81E8-like, which encodes MSTFFLYLSLITISFLLTLRLLFKSRALKNLPPGPPYLPLIGNLHQLKQPFHRAFYELSQKYGKLFSLWFGSRLVVVVSSQTAAQECFSKNDIVLANRPHFLTGKYIGYNYTTLALAPYGDHWRNLRRIATVEVLSTHRITTFLEIRRDEIMRLVQKLARESSNGFNKVELRSKFSEMTFNTMMRMISGKRYYGEDCDVTDVEEARQFRAIIKELVALGGANNPGDFISVLRWFDFDGLENKLKRLSKRTDSFLQGLIDEHRSRKINTNTMIDHLLTQQQSHPEYYTDQIIKGLILVMLLAGTDTSSVTLEWAMSNLLNHPEIIKKARKEIDREIGQDRLIDEPDVSKLNYLQNIVNETLRLNPAGPLLVPHLSSEDFTLEGYKVPKDTMVLVNAWAIHRDPKVWGDDATQFKPERFEKQGEENKLIAFGIGRRACPGANLAQRTVNLALGLLIQCFEWERTTHEEIDMVEWKGQVVSKKIPLEAICKVRDPFAAKNII